One window of the Rosa rugosa chromosome 3, drRosRugo1.1, whole genome shotgun sequence genome contains the following:
- the LOC133738373 gene encoding uncharacterized protein LOC133738373 — translation MEALTTSSSSATFMSSSSPFSIFSPRRKALSFRPFHLPLASKGNENGSNPPQSDSKETKNLPVLSNRHLSLSPLSKDAAMGLVMGAATGRGWTTGSGMEGPPAPAGIESQSSTENVSTFPWSLFTKSPRRRMLVAFTCNICGQRTTRAINPHAFTDGTVFVQCCGCNAFHKLVDNLNLFHEMKCYVSPGFDYKGNGWDAVNFKYLEMDDGDDEIFPFQ, via the exons atggAAGCCCTAACGACCTCCTCCTCTTCTGCTACCTTCATGTCCTCCTCTTCCCCCTTTTCGATTTTCTCCCCAAGAAGAAAAGCCCTCTCCTTCAGACCCTTTCACCTCCCGCTCGCTTCCAAAG GAAACGAAAATGGCTCCAATCCTCCTCAGTCGGATTCCAAAGAAACCAAGAATCTTCCGGTTCTCAGTAATCGCCACCTCTCCCTCTCCCCACTCTCCAAG GATGCGGCAATGGGATTGGTGATGGGTGCTGCGACAGGAAGAGGGTGGACTACAGGTTCTGGGATGGAGGGGCCTCCTGCACCTGCTGGGATTGAATCGCAATCAAGCACTGAGAATGTCTCCACTTTTCCTTGGTCTCTCTTTACAAAGTCTCCTCGCCGTAGAATGCTCGTGGCTTTCACTTGCAACATTTGTGGGCAGCGGACAACTCGGGCAATCAATCCCCATGCATTCACTGATGGCACTGTCTTTGTGCAG TGTTGTGGATGCAATGCCTTCCATAAGCTCGTGGATAATTTGAACCTGTTTCATGAGATGAAGTGCTATGTGAGCCCAGGCTTTGATTACAAAGGTAATGGATGGGATGCTGTTAACTTCAAATACCTGGAAATGGACGATGGTGATGATGAAATATTTCCCTTCCAATGA